The proteins below are encoded in one region of Asticcacaulis excentricus CB 48:
- a CDS encoding CAP domain-containing protein, which yields MRAVVLSVVASALFAGAGVADEKIQRLDATAEAAVDALLSSPSPQAGTTGMTYRRVNTVVKAPDLSAALVPDAPHYDISEEMQDQAAILLERVNHVRAENGCGPLRLSDQLMQAAQRQSVSMSEKNYVYHYTDDGIKLKDRVHATGYVYTLLGENVAAGQKTADRVFEEWMTSPGHRANILNCGYEEMGVGYVHDTQDQPVGQAHVPYYFYWTQVFGRHMKVAGN from the coding sequence ATGCGGGCAGTGGTTTTATCCGTTGTGGCGTCGGCGCTGTTTGCGGGCGCAGGTGTGGCGGACGAGAAGATTCAGCGGCTGGATGCCACCGCTGAAGCGGCGGTTGACGCCTTGCTGAGTTCGCCGTCGCCACAGGCCGGGACCACCGGCATGACCTATCGCCGCGTCAATACGGTGGTTAAGGCTCCTGACCTCAGTGCCGCGCTGGTGCCAGACGCACCGCATTACGACATCAGTGAAGAGATGCAGGATCAGGCGGCCATCCTGCTCGAACGGGTCAATCATGTGCGCGCCGAAAACGGCTGCGGCCCCTTGCGTCTCAGCGATCAGCTCATGCAGGCGGCTCAGCGTCAAAGCGTTTCCATGTCCGAGAAAAACTACGTCTATCACTACACGGACGACGGTATAAAGTTAAAGGACCGGGTGCATGCCACCGGCTATGTCTATACGCTTTTGGGTGAGAATGTCGCGGCCGGTCAGAAGACGGCTGATCGGGTGTTTGAGGAATGGATGACCAGCCCAGGCCACCGCGCCAATATCCTCAATTGCGGCTATGAGGAGATGGGGGTCGGCTATGTCCACGACACGCAGGACCAGCCGGTGGGTCAGGCGCACGTTCCCTATTATTTCTACTGGACGCAGGTCTTTGGTCGCCACATGAAGGTGGCCGGAAACTGA
- a CDS encoding Leu/Phe/Val dehydrogenase: MFDTPSYDAHEKVVDVNDPETGLRAIIAVHSTARGPAAGGCRLWTYDDAAAARTDALRLSRGMSYKNAMAELPFGGGKAVIMGPVAPENREQIFTAFGRAVEALGGQYITAEDVGVGVSDMMVVARQTKYVSGLATEGSVGGDPSPFTARGVAIGIEAAVQARLGRDSLEGVRIAVQGLGHVGGYLCQELHARGAKLIVADIHTTRVVEMVDRFGAEMGNVADILLSDADVIAPCALGSIITPDVAERMTAAVVAGAANNQLSVPEVGAVLARRGILYAPDYVINAGGIIAVSAEYNGGVDRAGIDAQIEAIGPRLADIFARAQGEKRLTGDVADTLAKAKMVRA, encoded by the coding sequence ATGTTTGATACGCCTTCATATGACGCGCATGAAAAGGTCGTCGATGTCAACGATCCCGAAACCGGCCTGCGCGCCATCATCGCGGTCCATTCGACGGCGCGGGGGCCGGCAGCGGGTGGTTGCCGTCTTTGGACCTATGACGATGCGGCGGCGGCGCGCACCGACGCACTGCGCCTATCGCGCGGCATGAGCTATAAGAACGCTATGGCTGAGTTGCCGTTTGGCGGCGGCAAGGCGGTTATCATGGGCCCTGTCGCACCGGAAAACCGCGAGCAGATTTTCACGGCTTTCGGTCGCGCGGTCGAAGCGCTGGGTGGGCAGTATATCACTGCCGAAGACGTCGGTGTCGGCGTGTCAGACATGATGGTCGTTGCGCGTCAGACGAAGTATGTGTCCGGCCTGGCCACAGAGGGTTCGGTGGGTGGTGACCCGTCGCCGTTTACGGCGCGCGGCGTGGCTATTGGCATAGAAGCGGCGGTACAGGCGCGTCTGGGGCGCGACAGCTTGGAAGGCGTGCGTATCGCGGTTCAAGGGCTAGGCCATGTCGGCGGCTACCTGTGTCAGGAACTGCACGCGCGCGGTGCAAAGCTGATCGTGGCGGACATTCACACCACGCGCGTGGTTGAAATGGTCGACCGCTTCGGCGCGGAAATGGGCAATGTCGCAGACATCCTGCTGAGCGACGCCGATGTGATTGCGCCTTGCGCGCTGGGGTCTATCATCACCCCTGACGTAGCCGAACGCATGACCGCCGCCGTAGTTGCCGGGGCCGCCAACAACCAGTTGTCGGTGCCGGAAGTCGGCGCGGTTCTGGCCCGTCGCGGCATTCTCTACGCGCCGGACTACGTGATCAATGCCGGCGGCATTATTGCCGTGTCGGCGGAATATAATGGTGGCGTTGATCGCGCCGGCATCGACGCGCAGATCGAAGCCATCGGCCCGCGTCTGGCCGATATCTTTGCCCGTGCCCAGGGTGAAAAGCGCCTTACCGGCGACGTAGCTGACACGCTGGCCAAAGCGAAAATGGTGAGGGCGTAA
- a CDS encoding hydroxymethylglutaryl-CoA lyase — protein MTRPSHVTLYEVGPRDGLQAEAQIVPATTKIALIDRLSQTGLRFIEATSFVSPKWVPQMADAAEVMAGITRARHLTYPVLTPNLKGYEAARAAGAQSVAVFAAASETFSQKNINASIAESLERFAPVAARAREDGVRLRGYVSCAIACPYEGPIAPEAVAEVTQSLIDMGCYEVSLGDTIGRGTPGDTQRLLEVVLKRVEATKLAVHFHDTWGQALANILVSLDYGIATIDASVGGLGGCPYAPGASGNVATEDVLYMLNGLSIETGVDLEKVIDTAWFISDALGRPPKSRTAVARGR, from the coding sequence GTGACCCGCCCCAGCCACGTCACCCTCTACGAAGTCGGGCCTCGCGATGGCCTCCAGGCCGAGGCGCAGATCGTCCCGGCCACAACCAAGATCGCCCTGATCGACCGCCTGTCACAAACGGGTCTGCGCTTTATCGAAGCCACCAGTTTTGTCTCACCGAAATGGGTGCCGCAGATGGCCGATGCCGCTGAGGTCATGGCCGGGATCACCCGCGCGCGCCACCTGACCTATCCGGTGCTGACGCCCAATCTCAAAGGCTATGAGGCGGCGCGGGCAGCAGGGGCGCAAAGCGTCGCTGTTTTTGCCGCGGCATCCGAAACTTTCAGCCAGAAAAACATCAATGCCAGCATAGCTGAAAGCCTTGAGCGCTTTGCCCCGGTCGCCGCGCGCGCGCGCGAAGACGGCGTCCGCTTACGCGGTTATGTGTCGTGTGCCATCGCCTGCCCCTACGAAGGCCCGATTGCCCCCGAAGCCGTCGCCGAGGTGACGCAAAGCCTGATCGACATGGGCTGCTACGAGGTGTCACTGGGCGACACCATCGGGCGCGGTACTCCGGGCGATACGCAGCGCCTTCTGGAGGTCGTGTTAAAGCGCGTGGAAGCTACGAAGCTGGCGGTGCATTTTCACGACACCTGGGGGCAAGCTCTGGCCAATATTCTCGTGTCCCTCGACTATGGCATAGCCACGATTGATGCCTCGGTCGGAGGGCTGGGTGGTTGCCCCTACGCACCCGGGGCCAGCGGTAATGTGGCAACAGAAGATGTGCTCTACATGCTCAACGGGCTTAGCATAGAGACAGGCGTCGATCTCGAAAAGGTCATCGACACAGCGTGGTTTATCTCCGACGCGCTGGGCCGCCCGCCGAAGTCCAGGACCGCGGTGGCGCGCGGCCGCTGA
- a CDS encoding enoyl-CoA hydratase/isomerase family protein — MDALGVEEKPVLAQVENGVGRLTLNRPQALNALTTAMCRDMAHTLSQWAADDRVRYVVLDHSGRAFCAGGDVRAAARSGRADGEAAREFFRTEYRLNTLIKRFPKPFVALIDGVTMGGGVGISVHGSHRVSTENTLFAMPETGIGLFPDVGGGWFLPRMVGETGTWLALTGERLKGTDVRAAQISTHHVAAADLPALKAELLAGGDIDNILHRYDRPVGEPSYTEHLEVINRIFGKATLADIAIALKLEDSDWAQHQGEVLATRSPFSMSVTLRHLREGRRLETFEQVMEMEFRIASRLCQSHDFLEGVRAVLEDKDHSPHWLPQSIGCVSARSVEALFAPLSRELYD, encoded by the coding sequence ATGGACGCGCTCGGTGTTGAGGAAAAACCCGTTCTGGCTCAGGTGGAAAACGGGGTCGGACGGCTGACGCTTAACCGGCCGCAGGCTCTCAATGCCCTGACCACCGCCATGTGCCGCGACATGGCGCACACGCTTAGCCAGTGGGCTGCCGATGACCGTGTTCGCTACGTCGTTCTGGACCATAGCGGGCGTGCCTTTTGCGCCGGTGGCGATGTCCGTGCAGCGGCACGCTCAGGCCGCGCAGACGGCGAAGCGGCGCGCGAATTCTTCCGCACCGAATACCGTCTCAATACGCTGATCAAACGTTTCCCCAAGCCCTTTGTCGCCCTGATTGACGGTGTGACCATGGGCGGTGGCGTCGGCATCAGCGTGCACGGCTCGCATCGCGTCTCGACCGAAAACACCCTGTTTGCCATGCCCGAAACCGGCATTGGGCTGTTCCCGGATGTCGGTGGTGGCTGGTTCCTGCCCCGCATGGTGGGGGAAACCGGCACCTGGCTGGCCCTGACGGGTGAGCGGCTCAAAGGGACTGATGTGCGCGCGGCGCAGATCAGCACCCACCATGTGGCGGCCGCTGACCTGCCCGCTTTGAAGGCGGAGCTTCTGGCCGGAGGGGATATCGACAACATCCTGCACCGCTATGACCGGCCCGTGGGTGAACCGTCCTACACAGAGCACCTGGAAGTCATCAACCGCATCTTCGGCAAGGCGACGCTCGCCGATATCGCCATTGCGCTGAAGCTGGAGGACTCCGACTGGGCGCAGCATCAGGGCGAGGTGCTGGCCACTCGCTCGCCGTTTTCGATGAGTGTGACGCTGCGCCATCTGCGCGAAGGCCGCCGTCTGGAGACCTTTGAGCAGGTGATGGAGATGGAGTTCCGCATCGCCTCGCGCCTCTGCCAGAGCCACGACTTCCTTGAGGGCGTGCGCGCGGTCTTAGAGGACAAGGACCACTCACCGCACTGGCTGCCGCAATCCATCGGTTGCGTCAGCGCCCGAAGCGTCGAAGCCCTGTTTGCGCCCCTGTCGCGCGAGCTTTATGACTAA